A region of the Haematobia irritans isolate KBUSLIRL chromosome 5, ASM5000362v1, whole genome shotgun sequence genome:
GGCATTGCCTTGGATCAGCGGTATTTGTGGCGAAGGTACTCCCAAGACAGGTTCAAGTTGTGGAGCACCATGAAGCAGGGTATGGTGCCTGATCCTGCACTCTCGGCATCCCGTCACAACTGGGCAATCAGGTGCCAGGTGGCTCCTGGCCAAGCAATTTCTGCAATATCCCCTCCTTTCCACAGCTTCATACCGTTGGAAAGGGGTATATTGCAGGAATCGCTGGCATAACCGCAGCGCATGATCTTCCTGACACAACCCACAGGAAAATTGCCAGTTTGGATGGCGACGCCGAGAGGCAGATCTACTGGGTCTTAACGGGTTTGCTCGTCGCTGAATCCGCAGTGTGGGTCTTGAGTCACGTACTGGTGAGGGGTCGGGTTGTGGTAGATAAGCAGCCATTTTCTGAAAGTGAAATCTCGTGAGTACcgtatttttgatataaacatGTAATGGGCTATTGATTGTTCGAAAACAACTTAATAATTTTAACTATGGGTCTAGTAATTACACCGTTGACGGTCCTCACGTCTACAACCCGGACATTCTGATCGGATCCCAAATAAGTCTTTTCTATACGACCCAACTTCCACTCACTAGGAGCTACTTTTTCATCTTTAATAACTACTAGATCGTTTTCCTGAAGGTTAACAGACGGTCGTTTCCATTTATAGCGACGGTGAAGTTCATTCAAATATTCAGACTTCCATCTAATacaaaagttttgagaaataatGCGAAGTCTCTTCCAACGATTTACTAAATTTACGTCCTCACTTGACAAGTCAGGTTCTGCAGGAGTTAATAACGACGAtcctaccaaaaaatgtgccGGGGTTAAAGGAGATAAATCATTTGGGTCTTCGCTTGCTGGACTTAGGGGTCGAGAATTGAGGCAAGCTTCAATTCTGGCCAATATTGTAGACAATTCTTCAAATGTGAAATGCATTTGAGGCATACATTTCTTTAAATGGGACTTAAAGGATTTTACACCAGCCTCCCATAACCCGCCCATATGTGGAGCCCCGGGAGGTATGAAGCTCCACTCTAAATTCTGATGGAAGTTATCGTGAGTGACACGATCTTTGAGCGACTTCATGAATTCTAACCTATCCTTTTTGACGAGCTCCGCTGCTCCTACAAAGTTAGTCCCGTTatcagagaaaattttcgaagggCAACCGCGTCTGCCTATAAATCTGGCCAAAGCCGCCATAAACGATTGGGTCGACATATCACTAGTGGCCTCAAGATGAATGGCCTTTGTTGAAAAACATACGAATATGCAAACATAACCTTTAGTAATGAGGCAAGCTcgcccagtgaaatttttgatgCTAAATGGGCCTGTGAAGTCTACTCCGGTATGGGTAAAGGGTCTTGTCAAAGTTGTGCGTTCGGGAGGCAACGAAGCCATTATTTGATTTTGTGTCTGGTGTCGATGCACGATGCATGATCGACAGTTGTGTATTATCTTTTTAACTAAGGGTTTTAATCGAAATATCCAAAATTCCGCCCGTATAACTCGGGTCATGAGCTGGTTCCCTCCGTGCAAGGTAACTTTATGAACAAATTCAACATACAAATGTGAGAAGCGAGATTCATGAGGTAAAAGTATTGGGTGTCGTTCGTTATAGCTAAGAGCTGGTGACTGATCGAGGCGTCCATTAGACCTAATTATACCCTTGGAATCAATGAATGGGTTCAACGGTAGGAGATGACTGTTACTTGATATACGTTTCTTTTGAGAGAGGGCCATGTATTCTTCCCGAAAGTAATTCTTTTGTGTACAAACTATAAGACGAGTCTTAATATCTTGTATTTCCTTACTAGTGATTTCAAGGGATGATATACGGTATTGAGTTCGATTTGCACCCGTGTTTCGCCAAAAACGAAGAACATATGCCAAAACTCTGTATGCGCGAGAAAGTGACGAAAACCGCAGTAAGGGGTCTTCTACAGTTGTCGTTGTTAGAACTTTAATTGGTTTGGCCTCTAAAGTTGTGTCGTTGTTAACTTCTTTATGTGGCCAACGGTCTTTGGGCAATTTGAGCCACTGGGGTCCCGTCCACCACAACTCGTGATTTTGTAGTTCATTTGGAGTACAACCGCGACTTGCAACATCAGCTGGATTGTTTTCTGAATCAACATGATTCCAATTTTCGTTACCTACATATTCAAGTATGTCAGAAACTCTGTTGCCTACAAAGGTACTCCATGAGCAAGGTGGTTTTTTAAGCCAAGCAAGAACGATTGTTGAGTCTGTCcagaagtaaattttaaaatttgtaatttgcaAGCTAGGGACTACGGCATTAGACAACTTTGCTAACATTACTGCCCCACATAATTCCAATCGCGGTAAAGATATTTTCTTAATTGGGGCTACACGAGTCTTGGCCGCTAATAACGAAGTGTATATTTTATCTTTATGTTCAATCCTGATATAAAGTGCCGCAGCATATGCGCTTTCTGAGGCGTCGCAGAACCCATGTATCTCGACCTTACTGGAGGGAGAAAATTGTATCCATCTAGGTATGGAAATTGTGTCTATGCATGGTGTATTCTTTACAAAACTCTTCCAGTTCATTCGGGTCATGGGTTTCAACGGGTCATCCCAACCTATCTGATCTAACCAAATTTGTTGCATaactaatttcgcaactactataACTGGGGCCAACCAACCACAGGGATCAAAGAATCGTGCTATTGTAGAGAGTACATCGCGTTTGGTACACAATTCATTTTCTGTGACAATTGGAGCTTTAAATGTGAAATTGTCCCCTTTTACGTTCCAACGTATACCTAATGTTTTTGTTGAAGAATCCTCTGAGAGATCTAGCCAATTTATTGGTAAAAGAATATCAGGGTCTAAATCTTTTAGCAGAAATGGGTCATTTGAGGTCCACTTTCTAAGTTCAAACCCGGCTGAAGTTAATGCTGTGATCAACTCATTTCGAGAAACAATTGCATCCTCTCGAGTGTGAGCTCCAGCTAGCACGTCATCAACGTATAAGTTTTCCCTAATGATTTTCGCCCCTAagggatatttattttttacatcttCAGCCAGTTGTAGTAGGGTACGAATTGCTAAGAACGGCGCGCAATTAATTCCGAATGTTACTGTCAATAGCTCAAAATCTTCCACTGGTTGTTCTGgagattttctaaaaagaatTCTTTGAAAAGGGGCTTGATTTGGATCAATCATTATTTGACGGTACATTTTTGTAATGTCCGCGTTAAACACGTATTTAAAAAATCTCCatttcaaaatttgcaaaactaaATCTTGCTGAAGGACGGGTCCAGTGTGGAGAATATCATTTAAACTTTTCTTATTGGAAGTGGGACTCGACGCGTTAAAAACCACACGAAGTTTTGTGGTCACTCTGTCTGGTTTTATAACCGCATGATGCGGTAAGTAATAATGTGGAGTTTTTGTGATTTCATGGGTCTGCACTTTTCGCATATGCCCTAACtccaaatattctaaaattgCTGAGTCATATTGTTTTTTAACTTCAGGgtcctttaataatttcttttccaTGCGATTAAATTGCGCCAtggcaatatttcttgaatttcCAAGTTCTGTACAAGATTTGAATGGCAGTGTTACGATGT
Encoded here:
- the LOC142239757 gene encoding uncharacterized protein LOC142239757; the protein is MAQFNRMEKKLLKDPEVKKQYDSAILEYLELGHMRKVQTHEITKTPHYYLPHHAVIKPDRVTTKLRVVFNASSPTSNKKSLNDILHTGPVLQQDLVLQILKWRFFKYVFNADITKMYRQIMIDPNQAPFQRILFRKSPEQPVEDFELLTVTFGINCAPFLAIRTLLQLAEDVKNKYPLGAKIIRENLYVDDVLAGAHTREDAIVSRNELITALTSAGFELRKWTSNDPFLLKDLDPDILLPINWLDLSEDSSTKTLGIRWNVKGDNFTFKAPIVTENELCTKRDVLSTIARFFDPCGWLAPVIVVAKLVMQQIWLDQIGWDDPLKPMTRMNWKSFVKNTPCIDTISIPRWIQFSPSSKVEIHGFCDASESAYAAALYIRIEHKDKIYTSLLAAKTRVAPIKKISLPRLELCGAVMLAKLSNAVVPSLQITNFKIYFWTDSTIVLAWLKKPPCSWSTFVGNRVSDILEYVGNENWNHVDSENNPADVASRGCTPNELQNHELWWTGPQWLKLPKDRWPHKEVNNDTTLEAKPIKVLTTTTVEDPLLRFSSLSRAYRVLAYVLRFWRNTGANRTQYRISSLEITSKEIQDIKTRLIVCTQKNYFREEYMALSQKKRISSNSHLLPLNPFIDSKGIIRSNGRLDQSPALSYNERHPILLPHESRFSHLYVEFVHKVTLHGGNQLMTRVIRAEFWIFRLKPLVKKIIHNCRSCIVHRHQTQNQIMASLPPERTTLTRPFTHTGVDFTGPFSIKNFTGRACLITKGYVCIFVCFSTKAIHLEATSDMSTQSFMAALARFIGRRGCPSKIFSDNGTNFVGAAELVKKDRLEFMKSLKDRVTHDNFHQNLEWSFIPPGAPHMGGLWEAGVKSFKSHLKKCMPQMHFTFEELSTILARIEACLNSRPLSPASEDPNDLSPLTPAHFLVGSSLLTPAEPDLSSEDVNLVNRWKRLRIISQNFCIRWKSEYLNELHRRYKWKRPSVNLQENDLVVIKDEKVAPSEWKLGRIEKTYLGSDQNVRVVDVRTVNGVITRPIVKIIKLFSNNQ